A genomic window from Synechococcus sp. WH 8016 includes:
- a CDS encoding DUF3598 family protein, with protein sequence MHDLRKILLLHNSGHWQGCFIRMDHTGKEQERFSTSLEVKEAEGFIQTCLTYKENGRQQSMNFGSIPPSMQVTNTGHWSTGPNFITPWNWVAELCVVNQQQRRRMIVRHGVSGLERIIYVVEAKEDTEPQNPSQPLECQSTSFGSLQIWQPEPGVELFIDPRDRQQGDITGCGIRWCDQNGITHQILRQYNAEGALSPLSDSWIDQPSCAH encoded by the coding sequence ATGCATGATCTTCGTAAAATCTTGCTCTTGCACAACAGTGGGCATTGGCAGGGATGCTTTATCAGAATGGATCACACAGGAAAAGAACAAGAGCGCTTCTCCACGTCCCTTGAGGTCAAAGAAGCGGAAGGCTTTATTCAGACATGTTTAACCTACAAAGAGAATGGCCGGCAGCAATCGATGAATTTCGGATCGATTCCTCCATCGATGCAAGTCACAAATACTGGACATTGGTCAACAGGTCCTAATTTCATCACACCATGGAACTGGGTTGCGGAGCTCTGCGTTGTCAATCAACAACAACGCCGACGCATGATCGTTCGCCACGGGGTGAGCGGACTCGAACGGATCATTTATGTCGTAGAAGCCAAAGAAGACACAGAACCACAAAACCCGTCACAGCCACTGGAGTGCCAATCAACATCCTTTGGATCGTTACAGATTTGGCAACCGGAGCCAGGAGTGGAGCTATTCATTGATCCAAGAGATCGCCAACAAGGAGATATCACGGGCTGTGGTATCCGCTGGTGTGATCAAAACGGAATCACGCATCAAATTCTGCGTCAGTACAACGCAGAAGGTGCCCTTTCCCCTTTATCGGACAGTTGGATTGATCAGCCCAGTTGCGCCCATTGA
- a CDS encoding glutathione S-transferase family protein, producing MAIILYGGPQTRASMPRWYMEEMGIAYELIELSLAEEQHLKEDFLSINPFGKLPAMKDDSIVDANGQPLVLFESGAILLHLAEHHGNEIKRPCDRSLISQWTHFANSTLAFAIFVPDQKAKTLPRLLTQLNSEIAKGYFVNNKWGAADCAISSYLAYIKLFFPSEDLSAYPSVEALIQTTRERPSYKKIMGIG from the coding sequence ATGGCAATCATCCTTTACGGCGGGCCCCAAACCCGCGCCTCCATGCCCCGTTGGTACATGGAAGAAATGGGCATTGCCTATGAGCTTATCGAACTCTCGTTAGCTGAAGAACAACATCTAAAAGAAGATTTTCTATCGATTAATCCCTTCGGGAAACTTCCAGCCATGAAGGATGATTCCATTGTCGATGCCAACGGACAACCCTTGGTCTTATTTGAATCAGGCGCCATTTTATTGCATTTAGCCGAGCATCATGGCAACGAGATCAAGAGGCCGTGCGATCGATCATTAATCAGCCAATGGACACATTTTGCCAACTCAACATTAGCATTTGCTATTTTCGTTCCAGACCAAAAAGCAAAAACTCTGCCGCGACTTTTAACGCAACTGAATTCAGAAATTGCAAAAGGATATTTTGTCAACAACAAATGGGGCGCCGCTGACTGCGCTATCTCATCTTACTTGGCATATATCAAATTATTCTTCCCAAGTGAAGATCTCAGTGCCTATCCGTCAGTCGAAGCATTAATTCAAACCACGCGCGAACGTCCTTCCTATAAAAAAATCATGGGGATCGGCTAA
- a CDS encoding SDR family NAD(P)-dependent oxidoreductase — protein sequence MQDETAQRILITGGSSGIGLEASKQLTQRGHRLTLLCRTAERCQETVRTLSAESEEHIKAEGIAMNLTDLKSIETGCSTILQKNEPIDTLILNAGIQNVGIKEPRLTEQGIEETFCVNHLAHQLIAMRLLPLLIKSKKPRLVITSSEVHNPISGGGRVGLPATLGTLAGLKDQKSMAMLNGQNNFDADKAYKDSKLCNILMAKHIAIKLKQSGQEIPVVAWSPGLIIPQGSGGFFRTSRQQNPIGLAVFTFVARDLLRLTETVQKAGSLLAGLADRSIYEKNGFQYISNQLIRPGKHVFKETETSHEGNNEQLGEELWTLSEHLINQKLGETP from the coding sequence ATGCAAGACGAGACTGCTCAACGAATTCTGATCACAGGAGGAAGTTCTGGCATCGGACTCGAGGCAAGCAAACAATTAACGCAGAGAGGGCATCGGCTCACACTGCTCTGCCGCACAGCAGAGCGCTGTCAAGAAACGGTAAGAACCTTGTCGGCAGAGAGCGAGGAGCACATAAAAGCAGAAGGAATAGCCATGAACCTCACAGATCTCAAAAGCATTGAAACTGGTTGCAGCACAATCCTTCAAAAAAACGAACCGATCGACACCCTCATTCTGAATGCTGGAATTCAAAATGTAGGAATCAAAGAGCCACGATTAACTGAACAAGGGATCGAAGAAACGTTCTGCGTTAATCATCTGGCCCATCAACTGATCGCCATGCGCCTGCTGCCATTGCTTATCAAAAGCAAGAAACCTCGGCTCGTGATCACCAGCTCTGAAGTGCACAACCCAATCAGCGGAGGAGGGCGCGTTGGCCTACCAGCCACACTGGGAACACTTGCTGGATTAAAAGATCAGAAAAGCATGGCAATGCTCAACGGTCAGAATAATTTTGATGCCGACAAAGCCTATAAAGATAGCAAGCTCTGCAATATCCTCATGGCAAAACATATTGCCATCAAACTCAAACAAAGTGGGCAAGAGATCCCAGTGGTTGCATGGAGCCCAGGACTGATCATTCCTCAAGGAAGCGGTGGTTTTTTTCGAACAAGTCGTCAGCAAAATCCGATCGGCCTGGCTGTCTTTACGTTCGTTGCAAGAGACTTACTTCGGCTAACAGAAACCGTGCAAAAAGCAGGATCACTCCTTGCAGGACTAGCCGATAGATCTATCTATGAAAAGAACGGATTTCAATACATCAGCAATCAACTAATAAGACCTGGAAAACATGTTTTCAAAGAAACGGAGACAAGCCATGAGGGAAACAATGAGCAGCTTGGAGAGGAACTATGGACACTCAGCGAACACTTGATCAATCAGAAACTCGGCGAGACCCCTTAG
- a CDS encoding Fur family transcriptional regulator, translating to MASLPVPVEGPLERGLHQDGRRLTPQRRLILDLFEQIGGGTHLSAEDVHRLLVDSKARVSLATIYRTLRLLVEMGFLQELELSDGGRRFELSSGDHGDHHHLICVRCGRTEEFESIPVLEAGRDAAKRFNFELIESSLNVRAVCPNCL from the coding sequence ATGGCCTCGTTGCCAGTTCCGGTTGAAGGACCTCTAGAGCGTGGTTTGCATCAGGACGGCAGGCGCTTAACTCCCCAGCGTCGACTGATTCTCGATCTGTTTGAGCAAATCGGTGGGGGTACTCACCTCAGTGCCGAGGATGTCCACCGATTGCTGGTGGATTCAAAGGCCCGGGTCTCATTGGCGACGATTTACCGCACCTTGAGACTGTTGGTTGAGATGGGCTTTCTGCAAGAGCTTGAACTGAGTGATGGCGGTCGTCGTTTCGAGCTCTCCAGCGGCGATCATGGCGATCATCATCATTTGATTTGCGTTCGCTGCGGCCGCACCGAAGAATTTGAAAGCATCCCAGTTCTTGAGGCTGGCCGTGATGCAGCCAAGCGATTCAACTTTGAACTGATCGAATCGAGTTTGAACGTGCGAGCCGTTTGCCCTAATTGCCTTTAA
- a CDS encoding cell division protein SepF, whose product MLQPRGFEEGLDAVMAVREQRTVLLNLSEMEPKLAQRTADFVSGGVYALQGQERRVGERVLLFAPASVDIDQLS is encoded by the coding sequence GTGCTCCAACCTCGAGGATTCGAAGAGGGGTTGGACGCGGTCATGGCTGTACGCGAGCAACGCACTGTTCTGCTCAACCTTTCAGAGATGGAGCCGAAACTGGCGCAGCGCACCGCTGACTTCGTTTCTGGTGGCGTCTATGCCCTGCAGGGGCAGGAGCGTCGTGTGGGAGAGCGGGTGTTGTTATTTGCACCGGCCTCTGTTGATATTGATCAGCTCAGCTAA
- the arsS gene encoding arsenosugar biosynthesis radical SAM (seleno)protein ArsS (Some members of this family are selenoproteins.), whose amino-acid sequence MSTSIGLKHCLIPALMLNSSSAALQPSPKPTPRSPHPLPLTSISPLTEQDPKRSAKPFPALNRGELETLQVNLGYRCNQSCSHCHVNAGPWRTEMMEEEHIKLIPKVLQTLKLNCLDLTGGAPELHPQFRSLVQEARDLGVQVIDRCNLTILQEPGQEDLAAFLADAGVKVVASLPCFEEERVDTQRGSGVFQRSIAGLQSLNALGYGMPNSNLELDLVFNPSGAQLPPAQGELERIYREKLLENHGIHFSRLLTITNMPIQRFAQTLKARGELEAYYALLHQAHRDNNLSAVMCRHLISVDWTGHLFDCDFNQQLGIPVRSGPRTLNELLNQSGTVNNQPIAVGAHCFGCTAGGGSSCGGALS is encoded by the coding sequence ATGAGTACGTCGATTGGTTTAAAACATTGCCTTATTCCTGCACTGATGCTGAATAGCTCATCAGCAGCGCTGCAGCCTTCTCCAAAACCAACACCTCGGTCCCCTCATCCCCTCCCCTTGACATCCATCTCCCCCCTCACTGAGCAAGATCCCAAGCGAAGCGCGAAGCCGTTCCCTGCACTCAACCGTGGAGAGCTTGAGACACTTCAAGTGAATCTGGGCTACCGCTGCAATCAGAGCTGCAGCCATTGTCATGTCAATGCGGGACCGTGGCGAACGGAAATGATGGAAGAGGAGCACATCAAGCTCATTCCCAAGGTTCTCCAAACGCTCAAACTCAACTGCCTCGACCTAACGGGAGGTGCTCCAGAACTGCATCCCCAATTCCGATCACTGGTCCAAGAAGCTCGAGACCTTGGTGTTCAAGTAATTGATCGCTGCAATCTCACGATCCTTCAAGAACCTGGCCAAGAAGATTTAGCTGCATTTTTGGCCGATGCAGGAGTCAAAGTGGTTGCTTCTCTCCCGTGTTTTGAAGAGGAGAGAGTGGACACCCAACGAGGTTCTGGTGTTTTTCAGCGCAGTATTGCTGGCCTACAAAGCCTGAATGCACTGGGTTATGGAATGCCAAATAGCAACCTTGAACTGGATTTAGTCTTCAATCCTTCAGGGGCACAATTACCACCTGCACAAGGAGAATTAGAACGCATATATCGCGAAAAACTCTTAGAAAATCATGGCATTCATTTCAGCAGATTATTAACCATCACAAACATGCCAATTCAAAGATTTGCCCAAACGTTAAAGGCCCGTGGTGAGCTTGAGGCTTATTACGCCTTGCTGCATCAAGCCCATCGCGACAACAACCTCAGCGCAGTGATGTGCAGACATTTGATCAGTGTCGACTGGACTGGACACTTGTTCGACTGCGATTTCAATCAACAATTAGGCATCCCCGTGCGTTCTGGACCAAGGACCCTTAATGAACTTCTGAATCAATCTGGAACCGTCAACAACCAACCGATAGCTGTTGGAGCTCACTGTTTCGGATGCACAGCTGGAGGGGGCTCCAGCTGTGGTGGGGCGCTTAGCTGA
- the stpA gene encoding glucosylglycerol 3-phosphatase: MAPLSLDALRDEMSAETDLLIVQDLDGVCMPLVKDPLTRSLRADYVQAAAAMQNKFSVLTNGEHEGRRGVNRLVEKALGDNQKAQREGLYLPGLAAGGVQFQDRFGRVCHPGVSDEEMSFLESVPQRMEDLLRFKLSQVLPDLQGQALEEELKLAILDTQVSPTINLNSLFSRIQGDVDRQKQLQLMLSDLMDALMSAAAEAGLPKSFFLHVAPNLGLDASGEERIKPAEPGDVGTTDIQFMLKGAIKEVGLLVLINRHIAQKTGTAPLGETFNVRNAPHDHQALLDLCHQHIKRDAIPMLVGVGDTVTSTPCPLGNGWLRGGSDRGFLTLLQQLGASYDRPARVVLVDSSHGEVDRPNLSNSQLSGISDPDDPLRFDCLVKGGPNEYVDWFKTLPYSCTDAE; the protein is encoded by the coding sequence ATGGCACCACTAAGCCTTGATGCACTCCGTGACGAAATGAGTGCGGAGACAGACTTGCTGATCGTGCAAGACCTCGACGGAGTTTGCATGCCCCTTGTCAAAGATCCGCTCACCCGCAGCCTTCGCGCTGATTACGTGCAAGCGGCGGCAGCGATGCAAAACAAGTTCAGCGTGCTGACGAACGGTGAACATGAGGGCAGGCGAGGTGTAAACCGACTCGTTGAAAAAGCCCTAGGCGACAACCAGAAGGCCCAACGGGAGGGGCTCTACCTGCCAGGGCTGGCCGCGGGAGGCGTTCAATTTCAAGACCGATTTGGCAGGGTTTGCCACCCCGGGGTCAGCGATGAGGAAATGAGCTTCCTGGAATCCGTGCCTCAAAGGATGGAAGATCTATTGCGCTTCAAACTGAGTCAAGTCCTGCCTGATTTACAGGGCCAAGCACTCGAGGAAGAACTCAAGCTCGCCATTCTTGATACGCAAGTCTCACCAACCATCAACCTGAACAGTCTGTTCAGCAGGATCCAAGGAGACGTGGATCGCCAAAAACAGCTGCAATTGATGTTGTCCGATTTGATGGATGCCCTGATGTCAGCCGCAGCAGAGGCTGGACTACCCAAGTCATTTTTTCTACACGTCGCTCCAAACCTGGGACTTGATGCCTCTGGTGAGGAACGAATCAAACCGGCAGAACCTGGCGATGTTGGAACCACTGACATCCAATTCATGCTGAAGGGAGCCATCAAAGAAGTGGGATTGCTCGTGCTCATCAATCGGCACATCGCACAAAAAACCGGAACTGCGCCACTTGGTGAGACGTTCAATGTGCGCAACGCGCCCCACGATCATCAAGCCCTGCTGGATCTTTGTCATCAGCACATCAAACGCGATGCCATTCCGATGCTGGTTGGCGTCGGTGACACCGTGACGTCCACGCCCTGTCCGCTGGGTAATGGTTGGTTGCGAGGAGGAAGCGACAGAGGATTTTTAACCCTTCTTCAACAACTCGGTGCAAGTTATGACCGGCCAGCCCGTGTTGTTCTTGTGGATAGCAGTCATGGAGAAGTCGATCGCCCGAATTTGAGCAACAGCCAGCTCTCAGGGATCAGCGATCCTGACGACCCACTCCGTTTTGACTGCCTCGTCAAGGGAGGTCCCAATGAGTACGTCGATTGGTTTAAAACATTGCCTTATTCCTGCACTGATGCTGAATAG